A genome region from Triticum aestivum cultivar Chinese Spring chromosome 2B, IWGSC CS RefSeq v2.1, whole genome shotgun sequence includes the following:
- the LOC123045544 gene encoding uncharacterized protein isoform X2, with amino-acid sequence MAPTSTTWVLLKRMIFIEHDASETGGDSFIGGKNTRDAVLAYLRTLKPDACFANPPELSSLRILRPMKFTPGICGDVTSAYIASGDKNLVALFADPYRPGTNSQGGYLIYDASKNSLSTIPQPPCDYDREDVGLGAVVICLEEGAYVLVELTKVRDSEPTVAALYTWQSSTTEWVIKLASFPPELSFPNHFFRAGTCFPYRGSRLCWVDLFKGMMVCHLDALLQDGGRPEFCFIPLPEECPAFDRVQMSEQTYPLEAEEFRYIACIGGVIKFVTMDGYGERPGHEVTLTIWTLSQNLCSWKKDKVYHVRDIWKSESHISLGLPEVLPSFPVLSMDEEDVVYLFFTDLNVTEDGDTEFKGQCLIRVDMKHSKVSHHPKSADEMPSQLFSSEILASECTAYLQGVEDHQVRLFLARPRTMVMGNVPETPIYRWMDQYTTCSTAPFARRSPDGLTTTTNEPRPQHV; translated from the exons ATGGCCCCTACCAGCACCACCTGGGTCTTGCTCAAGCGAATGATTTTCATCGAGCACGACGCGAGCGAAACAGGAGGGGATTCGTTCATCGGCGGGAAGAACACAAGAGACGCCGTCCTCGCCTACCTGCGGACCTTGAAACCAGATGCCTGCTTCGCCAATCCACCGGAGCTGTCCTCCCTCCGCATACTGCGGCCGATGAAATTCACCCCGGGGATATGCGGAGATGTCACTTCCGCCTACATCGCCAGCGGGGACAAAAATCTCGTCGCTCTCTTCGCCGACCCTTACCGCCCCGGCACCAATTCACAAGGAGGCTATCTGATCTACGACGCCAGCAAGAATTCCCTCTCGACGATCCCCCAGCCCCCCTGTGACTACGACCGTGAGGACGTCGGGCTTGGAGCGGTTGTCATCTGCCTCGAGGAGGGCGCATACGTTCTTGTCGAGCTCACCAAGGTAAGAGACTCTGAGCCCACCGTAGCCGCACTCTACACGTGGCAGTCTTCCACCACGGAGTGGGTCATCAAGCTCGCGAGCTTTCCCCCCGAGCTGTCCTTTCCCAACCATTTCTTCCGGGCAGGGACGTGCTTCCCTTATCGAGGCTCTAGACTCTGCTGGGTGGATCTGTTTAAAGGCATGATGGTCTGTCATCTGGACGCGTTGCTTCAGGATGGCGGCCGCCCAGAGTTCTGCTTCATTCCGTTGCCTGAAGAGTGCCCGGCATTTGACCGTGTCCAAATGTCCGAACAGACATATCCACTGGAGGCGGAGGAGTTCCGTTACATTGCCTGTATTGGTGGCGTGATCAAATTCGTCACCATGGATGGCTATGGCGAGCGGCCCGGCCATGAAGTAACACTGACCATCTGGACGCTGTCGCAGAACCTCTGCAGTTGGAAGAAAGACAAGGTGTACCATGTCCGGGACATCTGGAAAAGTGAGAGCCACATCTCGTTGGGCCTGCCGGAGGTCTTGCCGTCGTTCCCGGTGCTGAGCATGGACGAAGAAGACGTTGTCTATCTGTTCTTCACTGACCTGAACGTGACAGAGGACGGTGACACGGAGTTCAAAGGCCAGTGTTTGATTCGTGTCGACATGAAGCATAGCAAGGTCTCCCACCATCCCAAAAGTGCAGATGAGATGCCAAGTCAACTCTTCAGCAGTGAAATTCTTGCCAGTGAGTGCACTGCATACCTACAGGGCGTGGAGGACCACCAG GTGCGGctcttcttggcgcggccgaggaCGATGGTCATGGGCAACGTGCCAGAGACGCCCATCTACCGGTGGATGGACCAGTACACGACGTGCTCGACGGCACCCTTCGCGAGAAGATCACCCGATGGattgacgacgacgacgaacgaacCTCGTCCTCAACATGTGTG A
- the LOC123045544 gene encoding uncharacterized protein isoform X5 gives MAPTSTTWVLLKRMIFIEHDASETGGDSFIGGKNTRDAVLAYLRTLKPDACFANPPELSSLRILRPMKFTPGICGDVTSAYIASGDKNLVALFADPYRPGTNSQGGYLIYDASKNSLSTIPQPPCDYDREDVGLGAVVICLEEGAYVLVELTKVRDSEPTVAALYTWQSSTTEWVIKLASFPPELSFPNHFFRAGTCFPYRGSRLCWVDLFKGMMVCHLDALLQDGGRPEFCFIPLPEECPAFDRVQMSEQTYPLEAEEFRYIACIGGVIKFVTMDGYGERPGHEVTLTIWTLSQNLCSWKKDKVYHVRDIWKSESHISLGLPEVLPSFPVLSMDEEDVVYLFFTDLNVTEDGDTEFKGQCLIRVDMKHSKVSHHPKSADEMPSQLFSSEILASECTAYLQGVEDHQLKQVHL, from the exons ATGGCCCCTACCAGCACCACCTGGGTCTTGCTCAAGCGAATGATTTTCATCGAGCACGACGCGAGCGAAACAGGAGGGGATTCGTTCATCGGCGGGAAGAACACAAGAGACGCCGTCCTCGCCTACCTGCGGACCTTGAAACCAGATGCCTGCTTCGCCAATCCACCGGAGCTGTCCTCCCTCCGCATACTGCGGCCGATGAAATTCACCCCGGGGATATGCGGAGATGTCACTTCCGCCTACATCGCCAGCGGGGACAAAAATCTCGTCGCTCTCTTCGCCGACCCTTACCGCCCCGGCACCAATTCACAAGGAGGCTATCTGATCTACGACGCCAGCAAGAATTCCCTCTCGACGATCCCCCAGCCCCCCTGTGACTACGACCGTGAGGACGTCGGGCTTGGAGCGGTTGTCATCTGCCTCGAGGAGGGCGCATACGTTCTTGTCGAGCTCACCAAGGTAAGAGACTCTGAGCCCACCGTAGCCGCACTCTACACGTGGCAGTCTTCCACCACGGAGTGGGTCATCAAGCTCGCGAGCTTTCCCCCCGAGCTGTCCTTTCCCAACCATTTCTTCCGGGCAGGGACGTGCTTCCCTTATCGAGGCTCTAGACTCTGCTGGGTGGATCTGTTTAAAGGCATGATGGTCTGTCATCTGGACGCGTTGCTTCAGGATGGCGGCCGCCCAGAGTTCTGCTTCATTCCGTTGCCTGAAGAGTGCCCGGCATTTGACCGTGTCCAAATGTCCGAACAGACATATCCACTGGAGGCGGAGGAGTTCCGTTACATTGCCTGTATTGGTGGCGTGATCAAATTCGTCACCATGGATGGCTATGGCGAGCGGCCCGGCCATGAAGTAACACTGACCATCTGGACGCTGTCGCAGAACCTCTGCAGTTGGAAGAAAGACAAGGTGTACCATGTCCGGGACATCTGGAAAAGTGAGAGCCACATCTCGTTGGGCCTGCCGGAGGTCTTGCCGTCGTTCCCGGTGCTGAGCATGGACGAAGAAGACGTTGTCTATCTGTTCTTCACTGACCTGAACGTGACAGAGGACGGTGACACGGAGTTCAAAGGCCAGTGTTTGATTCGTGTCGACATGAAGCATAGCAAGGTCTCCCACCATCCCAAAAGTGCAGATGAGATGCCAAGTCAACTCTTCAGCAGTGAAATTCTTGCCAGTGAGTGCACTGCATACCTACAGGGCGTGGAGGACCACCAG CTTAAACAGGTGCATCTTTGA
- the LOC123045544 gene encoding uncharacterized protein isoform X4, translating to MAPTSTTWVLLKRMIFIEHDASETGGDSFIGGKNTRDAVLAYLRTLKPDACFANPPELSSLRILRPMKFTPGICGDVTSAYIASGDKNLVALFADPYRPGTNSQGGYLIYDASKNSLSTIPQPPCDYDREDVGLGAVVICLEEGAYVLVELTKVRDSEPTVAALYTWQSSTTEWVIKLASFPPELSFPNHFFRAGTCFPYRGSRLCWVDLFKGMMVCHLDALLQDGGRPEFCFIPLPEECPAFDRVQMSEQTYPLEAEEFRYIACIGGVIKFVTMDGYGERPGHEVTLTIWTLSQNLCSWKKDKVYHVRDIWKSESHISLGLPEVLPSFPVLSMDEEDVVYLFFTDLNVTEDGDTEFKGQCLIRVDMKHSKVSHHPKSADEMPSQLFSSEILASECTAYLQGVEDHQGKLKARKVGESGKMVVL from the exons ATGGCCCCTACCAGCACCACCTGGGTCTTGCTCAAGCGAATGATTTTCATCGAGCACGACGCGAGCGAAACAGGAGGGGATTCGTTCATCGGCGGGAAGAACACAAGAGACGCCGTCCTCGCCTACCTGCGGACCTTGAAACCAGATGCCTGCTTCGCCAATCCACCGGAGCTGTCCTCCCTCCGCATACTGCGGCCGATGAAATTCACCCCGGGGATATGCGGAGATGTCACTTCCGCCTACATCGCCAGCGGGGACAAAAATCTCGTCGCTCTCTTCGCCGACCCTTACCGCCCCGGCACCAATTCACAAGGAGGCTATCTGATCTACGACGCCAGCAAGAATTCCCTCTCGACGATCCCCCAGCCCCCCTGTGACTACGACCGTGAGGACGTCGGGCTTGGAGCGGTTGTCATCTGCCTCGAGGAGGGCGCATACGTTCTTGTCGAGCTCACCAAGGTAAGAGACTCTGAGCCCACCGTAGCCGCACTCTACACGTGGCAGTCTTCCACCACGGAGTGGGTCATCAAGCTCGCGAGCTTTCCCCCCGAGCTGTCCTTTCCCAACCATTTCTTCCGGGCAGGGACGTGCTTCCCTTATCGAGGCTCTAGACTCTGCTGGGTGGATCTGTTTAAAGGCATGATGGTCTGTCATCTGGACGCGTTGCTTCAGGATGGCGGCCGCCCAGAGTTCTGCTTCATTCCGTTGCCTGAAGAGTGCCCGGCATTTGACCGTGTCCAAATGTCCGAACAGACATATCCACTGGAGGCGGAGGAGTTCCGTTACATTGCCTGTATTGGTGGCGTGATCAAATTCGTCACCATGGATGGCTATGGCGAGCGGCCCGGCCATGAAGTAACACTGACCATCTGGACGCTGTCGCAGAACCTCTGCAGTTGGAAGAAAGACAAGGTGTACCATGTCCGGGACATCTGGAAAAGTGAGAGCCACATCTCGTTGGGCCTGCCGGAGGTCTTGCCGTCGTTCCCGGTGCTGAGCATGGACGAAGAAGACGTTGTCTATCTGTTCTTCACTGACCTGAACGTGACAGAGGACGGTGACACGGAGTTCAAAGGCCAGTGTTTGATTCGTGTCGACATGAAGCATAGCAAGGTCTCCCACCATCCCAAAAGTGCAGATGAGATGCCAAGTCAACTCTTCAGCAGTGAAATTCTTGCCAGTGAGTGCACTGCATACCTACAGGGCGTGGAGGACCACCAG GGAAAGTTAAAAGCAAGAAAGGTAGGGGAAAGTGGAAAGATGGTGGTGCTTTGA
- the LOC123045544 gene encoding uncharacterized protein isoform X3, with protein MAPTSTTWVLLKRMIFIEHDASETGGDSFIGGKNTRDAVLAYLRTLKPDACFANPPELSSLRILRPMKFTPGICGDVTSAYIASGDKNLVALFADPYRPGTNSQGGYLIYDASKNSLSTIPQPPCDYDREDVGLGAVVICLEEGAYVLVELTKVRDSEPTVAALYTWQSSTTEWVIKLASFPPELSFPNHFFRAGTCFPYRGSRLCWVDLFKGMMVCHLDALLQDGGRPEFCFIPLPEECPAFDRVQMSEQTYPLEAEEFRYIACIGGVIKFVTMDGYGERPGHEVTLTIWTLSQNLCSWKKDKVYHVRDIWKSESHISLGLPEVLPSFPVLSMDEEDVVYLFFTDLNVTEDGDTEFKGQCLIRVDMKHSKVSHHPKSADEMPSQLFSSEILASECTAYLQGVEDHQELLGPNERLILSTVTFSFWASFPHPHRLH; from the exons ATGGCCCCTACCAGCACCACCTGGGTCTTGCTCAAGCGAATGATTTTCATCGAGCACGACGCGAGCGAAACAGGAGGGGATTCGTTCATCGGCGGGAAGAACACAAGAGACGCCGTCCTCGCCTACCTGCGGACCTTGAAACCAGATGCCTGCTTCGCCAATCCACCGGAGCTGTCCTCCCTCCGCATACTGCGGCCGATGAAATTCACCCCGGGGATATGCGGAGATGTCACTTCCGCCTACATCGCCAGCGGGGACAAAAATCTCGTCGCTCTCTTCGCCGACCCTTACCGCCCCGGCACCAATTCACAAGGAGGCTATCTGATCTACGACGCCAGCAAGAATTCCCTCTCGACGATCCCCCAGCCCCCCTGTGACTACGACCGTGAGGACGTCGGGCTTGGAGCGGTTGTCATCTGCCTCGAGGAGGGCGCATACGTTCTTGTCGAGCTCACCAAGGTAAGAGACTCTGAGCCCACCGTAGCCGCACTCTACACGTGGCAGTCTTCCACCACGGAGTGGGTCATCAAGCTCGCGAGCTTTCCCCCCGAGCTGTCCTTTCCCAACCATTTCTTCCGGGCAGGGACGTGCTTCCCTTATCGAGGCTCTAGACTCTGCTGGGTGGATCTGTTTAAAGGCATGATGGTCTGTCATCTGGACGCGTTGCTTCAGGATGGCGGCCGCCCAGAGTTCTGCTTCATTCCGTTGCCTGAAGAGTGCCCGGCATTTGACCGTGTCCAAATGTCCGAACAGACATATCCACTGGAGGCGGAGGAGTTCCGTTACATTGCCTGTATTGGTGGCGTGATCAAATTCGTCACCATGGATGGCTATGGCGAGCGGCCCGGCCATGAAGTAACACTGACCATCTGGACGCTGTCGCAGAACCTCTGCAGTTGGAAGAAAGACAAGGTGTACCATGTCCGGGACATCTGGAAAAGTGAGAGCCACATCTCGTTGGGCCTGCCGGAGGTCTTGCCGTCGTTCCCGGTGCTGAGCATGGACGAAGAAGACGTTGTCTATCTGTTCTTCACTGACCTGAACGTGACAGAGGACGGTGACACGGAGTTCAAAGGCCAGTGTTTGATTCGTGTCGACATGAAGCATAGCAAGGTCTCCCACCATCCCAAAAGTGCAGATGAGATGCCAAGTCAACTCTTCAGCAGTGAAATTCTTGCCAGTGAGTGCACTGCATACCTACAGGGCGTGGAGGACCACCAG GAACTCCTCGGCCCGAACGAACGCCTTATCCTCTCCACCGTCACTTTTTCCTTCTGGGCTTCTTTTCCCCATCCCCATCGTCttcactga
- the LOC123045544 gene encoding uncharacterized protein isoform X1 → MAPTSTTWVLLKRMIFIEHDASETGGDSFIGGKNTRDAVLAYLRTLKPDACFANPPELSSLRILRPMKFTPGICGDVTSAYIASGDKNLVALFADPYRPGTNSQGGYLIYDASKNSLSTIPQPPCDYDREDVGLGAVVICLEEGAYVLVELTKVRDSEPTVAALYTWQSSTTEWVIKLASFPPELSFPNHFFRAGTCFPYRGSRLCWVDLFKGMMVCHLDALLQDGGRPEFCFIPLPEECPAFDRVQMSEQTYPLEAEEFRYIACIGGVIKFVTMDGYGERPGHEVTLTIWTLSQNLCSWKKDKVYHVRDIWKSESHISLGLPEVLPSFPVLSMDEEDVVYLFFTDLNVTEDGDTEFKGQCLIRVDMKHSKVSHHPKSADEMPSQLFSSEILASECTAYLQGVEDHQVRLFLARPRTMVMGNVPETPIYRWMDQYTTCSTAPFARRSPDGLTTTTNEPRPQHVCLNRCIFDQV, encoded by the exons ATGGCCCCTACCAGCACCACCTGGGTCTTGCTCAAGCGAATGATTTTCATCGAGCACGACGCGAGCGAAACAGGAGGGGATTCGTTCATCGGCGGGAAGAACACAAGAGACGCCGTCCTCGCCTACCTGCGGACCTTGAAACCAGATGCCTGCTTCGCCAATCCACCGGAGCTGTCCTCCCTCCGCATACTGCGGCCGATGAAATTCACCCCGGGGATATGCGGAGATGTCACTTCCGCCTACATCGCCAGCGGGGACAAAAATCTCGTCGCTCTCTTCGCCGACCCTTACCGCCCCGGCACCAATTCACAAGGAGGCTATCTGATCTACGACGCCAGCAAGAATTCCCTCTCGACGATCCCCCAGCCCCCCTGTGACTACGACCGTGAGGACGTCGGGCTTGGAGCGGTTGTCATCTGCCTCGAGGAGGGCGCATACGTTCTTGTCGAGCTCACCAAGGTAAGAGACTCTGAGCCCACCGTAGCCGCACTCTACACGTGGCAGTCTTCCACCACGGAGTGGGTCATCAAGCTCGCGAGCTTTCCCCCCGAGCTGTCCTTTCCCAACCATTTCTTCCGGGCAGGGACGTGCTTCCCTTATCGAGGCTCTAGACTCTGCTGGGTGGATCTGTTTAAAGGCATGATGGTCTGTCATCTGGACGCGTTGCTTCAGGATGGCGGCCGCCCAGAGTTCTGCTTCATTCCGTTGCCTGAAGAGTGCCCGGCATTTGACCGTGTCCAAATGTCCGAACAGACATATCCACTGGAGGCGGAGGAGTTCCGTTACATTGCCTGTATTGGTGGCGTGATCAAATTCGTCACCATGGATGGCTATGGCGAGCGGCCCGGCCATGAAGTAACACTGACCATCTGGACGCTGTCGCAGAACCTCTGCAGTTGGAAGAAAGACAAGGTGTACCATGTCCGGGACATCTGGAAAAGTGAGAGCCACATCTCGTTGGGCCTGCCGGAGGTCTTGCCGTCGTTCCCGGTGCTGAGCATGGACGAAGAAGACGTTGTCTATCTGTTCTTCACTGACCTGAACGTGACAGAGGACGGTGACACGGAGTTCAAAGGCCAGTGTTTGATTCGTGTCGACATGAAGCATAGCAAGGTCTCCCACCATCCCAAAAGTGCAGATGAGATGCCAAGTCAACTCTTCAGCAGTGAAATTCTTGCCAGTGAGTGCACTGCATACCTACAGGGCGTGGAGGACCACCAG GTGCGGctcttcttggcgcggccgaggaCGATGGTCATGGGCAACGTGCCAGAGACGCCCATCTACCGGTGGATGGACCAGTACACGACGTGCTCGACGGCACCCTTCGCGAGAAGATCACCCGATGGattgacgacgacgacgaacgaacCTCGTCCTCAACATGTGTG CTTAAACAGGTGCATCTTTGACCAAGTATAG